The region ATAATAAACAATTTATTTTTGATCTATAGCCTGGCTTATCCTCAATACGATATAATGGTGAAAACAATTGAAAATAGCAAGGAGGGAATTTCCGATGAAGAAAACTGTATGGTTTTTAATGGTGTTATTGTTTTTGACAACAGCTTGCAGTAACACAGGGACAGCTGATGAAGAAAATGATGCTGATCAACCAGTCGAGCAAGAGCTGTCAAATGAGCAAGAAGAAGAAAAAAACAATGATTTTGAAAAGGACAAAAATAATAAGCAAGAAAAAGAGATGAATCAAGCTAAGCAGACAAGTGACGAGGTGCCAAAACCAACATATAAAATAGATGAAGATACATCGTCTGTCATACCATTACAAAAAAATGTCGATGAAAAAGTGGTTTTACTCACCATTGACGATGCGCCGGATAGATACGCACTAAAAATGGCCAAGACACTTAAGGAAATGAACGCGGGAGCTATCTTTTTCGTAAATGGTCATTTTTTGAACACTGATAAGGAAAAGAAAGTCCTTCGCAAAATCCATTCCATGGGATTTGCAATTGGAAATCATACATATAGTCATGCTTTTCTTCCGGATTTGTCCAAAGCAGAACAAAAGGAAGAAATCATTCGCTTAAACAATCTTATAGAAAAAATTATCGGTGAGAAGCCGAAGTTTTTCCGAGCACCGCATGGTGAAAACACGAATTATTCCAGGAAAGTAGCAGCTGATGAAGGAATGATCGTGATGAATTGGACATATGGCTACGACTATTTTAAGCCGTACATGGATGCCGAAAAATTAACTAAGGCGATGGTTACCGGTAAGGGGCCGGCAGTTGATGTTCCATACAGTTTGCTGAAACCGGGTGCCAATTTGTTGATGCACGATCGAAAATGGACGGCCAAGGCGCTGCCAGCCATTGTTAAAGGGCTCAGGGATAAAGGATATGAAATGGTCGAGCCTGAACAGATTAAAACCATACAGTAATTGTGGAGGCTGGGACAAAAGTATTTTATCAAAAGAAAATACGAATTAACTTAATTGAGGAATTTAGCCGCTCCGGAAATATACTTCGCTTTCCGCGGGCGGCTGTTGAGCCTCTTCGTGCTACGCACTCAGAGTCTCATCTAGGCCTTTCCTCCCGCAGGAGTCTACGCATATTTCTCCGCTAAAATAGAGTATTGTTCGTTTTTTCTTATACATATATTTGTTTTGTCTCAGCCCCTTTTTCATAGAAAGAATTTAAGTTTTCTGTTCTTCAATGAACAAAAACATAATAACTTTAATATGTTATACTAATTAAGGGTTGATTCTTTTATTGTGTCATATTATAATCATCTTACAATGTTATAATGAATTTTTTGAAAAAGGAGGTGTGCCATATGGGTACGATTGTTTGTCAGGATTGTCAGCAGGTAATTGAGCATTTTGATGATGAAAAAGTTACTACTCTTTATGGAACATGTCCGACTTGCGATGAAAATTAACGCGAAATAGAGAAACTGCATGGCGTCCATGCAGTTTTTTTGTGCGCGATTTTAGTTAAATTCTAAAGGTAGTTTTTTAAGTAGACTGCATGGTAAGATGAGAAAAAAGGAGATGCTTATATGAACTGGAATACAAAGGTTACGGAATTATTCAATATTGATTATCCGATCATCCAAGGGGGGCTTGCTTATCTGGCTTATGCGGATTTGGCTGCTGCAGTGTCCAATGCGGGCGGGCTGGGGCAAATAACAGCAATGAGTCTTTCCACACCGGATGAATTACGGGAAGAAATCAGAAAAGTACGGACAATGACCGGCAAGCCATTTGGTGTAAACTTTGCAATTGGTCAGCATGGCAGAGCCTATGAACACATGGTTGAAGTTGCTATCGAAGAAAAAGTTTCTGCCATTTCCGTTACTGGTGGAAATCCAAAAGGTGTTCTTGATATGGTGAAAGGCCATCCCATCAAAAAATTGGTGCTGACTGCTGCACGAAGACAGGCGGAAAAAGCGGAAGAACTGGGTGCCGATGCTGTTATGGTAGTTGGACAGGAAGGCGGTGGTCATCTTGGACGAGGTGATATTGGAACGTTTGTACTGACACCGCAAGTGGTGGATTCAGTATCCATTCCGGTAATTGTGTCAGGCGGAATAGCTGATGGAAGGGGGATGCTTGCTGCACTAACACTTGGAGCGGAAGGAATTGAAATGGGAACAAGGTTTATTGCAACAAAGGAATGTGTTCATGCACACCAGTCATATAAACAGGCAATATTGGATGCAGACGAAAATGCGACCGTAGTCATTAAGCGCTCTCTCGGTACACCTGCACGAGCATTAAAAAATGCCTGGACGGACAAGATATTAGATATTGAGGAATCACATGGGGATTATGATTCATTAAAAGCATACATAAGCGGTCAAGCCAATAAGCGGTATATTTACGATGGGGATGCTGATGAAGGATTCGGCTGGGCAGGACAGAGTACAGCGAGAATTAATAATGTCCCGACAGTCAATGAATTAATAACTTCGATGGTTGAAGAAGCTGAATCGGTCGCCAGACGATGGTCAGAGTGAGGTGGTGAAAAAGTGAGTTATCATTATCCGTTTGACGAGTCTTGGAGTAAACAGGAAATTATTGATGTGGTTCAGTTTTTCAACTTGATTGAAAATGCCTATGAAAAGCAGGTGAGACGGGACGATGTATTGGCTGCATATAACAGGTTTAAGTCGATTGTCCCTGCAAAGAGTGAAGAAAAAACATACTTCGCAACGTTTGAAAAGGCGTCCGGCTATAAATGCTATCCAGTTGTGAAACAAGCTCGAAATACTGAGGGAAAGTTTATAAAGATGAAGTAAGAAAGAGGCTGGGACAAAAGGTGATTTATCACAAAGAAAAAACGAATTAAAAGGTGGACTCAACCGCTCCGGAAATATACTTCGCTTTCCGCGGGCGGCTGTT is a window of Virgibacillus ihumii DNA encoding:
- a CDS encoding polysaccharide deacetylase family protein, whose translation is MKKTVWFLMVLLFLTTACSNTGTADEENDADQPVEQELSNEQEEEKNNDFEKDKNNKQEKEMNQAKQTSDEVPKPTYKIDEDTSSVIPLQKNVDEKVVLLTIDDAPDRYALKMAKTLKEMNAGAIFFVNGHFLNTDKEKKVLRKIHSMGFAIGNHTYSHAFLPDLSKAEQKEEIIRLNNLIEKIIGEKPKFFRAPHGENTNYSRKVAADEGMIVMNWTYGYDYFKPYMDAEKLTKAMVTGKGPAVDVPYSLLKPGANLLMHDRKWTAKALPAIVKGLRDKGYEMVEPEQIKTIQ
- a CDS encoding GapA-binding peptide SR1P, coding for MGTIVCQDCQQVIEHFDDEKVTTLYGTCPTCDEN
- a CDS encoding NAD(P)H-dependent flavin oxidoreductase; protein product: MNWNTKVTELFNIDYPIIQGGLAYLAYADLAAAVSNAGGLGQITAMSLSTPDELREEIRKVRTMTGKPFGVNFAIGQHGRAYEHMVEVAIEEKVSAISVTGGNPKGVLDMVKGHPIKKLVLTAARRQAEKAEELGADAVMVVGQEGGGHLGRGDIGTFVLTPQVVDSVSIPVIVSGGIADGRGMLAALTLGAEGIEMGTRFIATKECVHAHQSYKQAILDADENATVVIKRSLGTPARALKNAWTDKILDIEESHGDYDSLKAYISGQANKRYIYDGDADEGFGWAGQSTARINNVPTVNELITSMVEEAESVARRWSE
- a CDS encoding UPF0223 family protein, producing MSYHYPFDESWSKQEIIDVVQFFNLIENAYEKQVRRDDVLAAYNRFKSIVPAKSEEKTYFATFEKASGYKCYPVVKQARNTEGKFIKMK